The following proteins are encoded in a genomic region of Nakaseomyces glabratus chromosome J, complete sequence:
- a CDS encoding amino acid permease (CAGL0J08184g~Ortholog(s) have basic amino acid transmembrane transporter activity, role in basic amino acid transport and endoplasmic reticulum localization): protein MEIGPSDLKEKSVIQDIDTIIDGNDSDSHNSNTGELGRRKRKTSVSSTQYEDLATEKDELLEHHDVKRSLKQRHIGMIALGGTIGTGLFIGIATPLANAGPVGALVAYLFMGTVVFSVTQSLGEMATFIPVTSSFSVFAQRFLSPALGAANGYMYFLSWCFTFALELSVVGQIIQFWTFKVPLAAWISIFWVLLTAFNMFPVKFYGEFEFWIASIKVLALMGFLIYSLCIVCGAGKTGPIGFRYWRNPGAMGPGIISSNTGEARFLGWVSSLINAAFTYQGTELVGITAGEAANPRKAVPRAIRKVLIRILLFYIGSLFFIGLTVPYNDPKLTSTDSYVSSSPFIITIQNAGTRVLPHIFNAVILTTIISAGNSNVYVGSRILFSMAKNGLAPKFLAKTTLQGVPYLSVLAISAFGSLSYMELSTGGAKAFNWLLNITGVAGFFAWLLISCSHVRFMQALKHRGISRDDLPYKALWMPWLAYYAIFFMVVIILIQGFTSFAPHFSGRDFVAAYISVGLFLVFWGFFQIYFRCRIIWKLEDVDIDTDRREIESVVWEDDAPKTLWDKFWDFVA, encoded by the coding sequence ATGGAAATAGGTCCTAGCgatttgaaagagaagtCGGTAATACAGGATATCGATACGATCATAGATGGCAATGACAGCGATAGTCATAACAGTAACACTGGTGAGCTAGGGCGTCGGAAGCGGAAAACCTCCGTTTCTTCTACGCAGTACGAAGACTTGGCCACGGAGAAAGATGAATTGTTGGAACACCACGATGTGAAGAGGTCGCTTAAACAGAGACACATTGGTATGATCGCCTTGGGTGGTACCATTGGTACGGGTCTTTTCATCGGTATTGCTACGCCGTTGGCCAATGCGGGCCCTGTGGGTGCGCTGGTTGCTTATTTATTCATGGGAACCGTTGTCTTCTCAGTGACGCAGTCCCTGGGTGAAATGGCTACTTTCATCCCAGTCACTTCCTCTTTCTCCGTTTTCGCTCAGAGATTCTTGTCTCCAGCATTGGGTGCTGCAAACGGTTACATGTACTTCTTGTCCTGGTGTTTCACATTCGCTTTGGAATTGTCCGTGGTTGGCCAGATCATCCAGTTCTGGACTTTTAAAGTGCCATTGGCAGCTTGGATCAGTATTTTCTGGGTGCTCTTGACTGCGTTCAATATGTTCCCAGTTAAGTTTTACGGTGAGTTTGAATTCTGGATCGCTTCTATTAAAGTCCTCGCACTGATGGGTTTCCTAATTTACTCTCTATGTATAGTGTGTGGTGCTGGTAAGACTGGTCCTATCGGTTTCCGTTATTGGCGTAACCCTGGTGCTATGGGCCCCGGTATCATCTCATCTAACACTGGTGAGGCAAGGTTTTTGGGTTGGGTTTCATCGCTGATTAACGCTGCATTCACATATCAAGGTACTGAACTGGTCGGTATCACCGCCGGTGAAGCCGCAAACCCAAGAAAAGCAGTTCCCAGAGCGATCAGAAAAGTCCTGATCAGAATCTTGCTCTTCTACATTGgttctttgttctttatcGGATTGACTGTCCCTTACAACGATCCTAAGCTGACTAGTACCGATTCTTACGTCTCCTCTTCTCCTTTCATCATTACAATTCAAAATGCGGGAACAAGAGTACTGCCACATATCTTTAACGCTGTCATTCTGACTACTATCATCTCAGCAGGTAACTCAAATGTTTATGTTGGATCTCGTATTCTGTTCAGTATGGCAAAGAATGGTCTAGCTCCAAAGTTCTTGGCCAAGACTACTTTGCAAGGTGTTCCATATTTATCTGTCCTTGCTATTTCTGCATTTGGTTCATTGAGTTATATGGAGTTGTCCACTGGTGGTGCCAAGGCCTTCAATTGGTTGTTGAACATTACAGGTGTGGCCGGTTTCTTCGCATGGCTGTTAATCTCTTGCTCTCACGTTAGATTCATGCAGGCATTGAAACATCGTGGTATCTCAAGAGATGATTTACCTTATAAAGCGCTATGGATGCCATGGTTGGCTTATTACGCCATTTTCTTCATGGTTGTTATAATCTTGATTCAAGGTTTTACCTCCTTTGCACCTCATTTCAGCGGCAGAGATTTCGTTGCTGCATACATCTCGGTGGGTTTGTTCCTGGTTTTCTGGGGCTTCTTCCAAATCTACTTCAGATGCAGAATAATATGGAAACTAGAAGACGTTGATATCGACACAGACCGTAGAGAAATTGAATCTGTGGTCTGGGAAGATGATGCACCAAAGACACTTTGGGATAAGTTTTGGGACTTTGTTGCCTAA
- the BNI1 gene encoding formin BNI1 (CAGL0J08206g~Ortholog(s) have F-bar domain binding, cytoskeletal protein binding, profilin binding activity), whose protein sequence is MLKGSNSKSSDGSGSGSNSGLFQNLRRLTTKDRDNRNKSPKRTSLDNDNISQRSTKNINVSQAVSSRHGSIDQSRPLNKKSTLNSQNLSQYVNNGKALSPESGSNHHRTDSTQSGFKYSYSRRSSGQVSMAPSSMGNINLTRHNTNTSFSSASVLSHGSITNLSRFMTPDGKINLTMPSDPYEVESLFEDIMYKRNILQSLPQEKQNELMSYSIEKKWLIVKQDLQNEFKRIKASNKGDSRTGMSMPDLGSDPSNSVSPPGPISSSGSSIFSSDVTSTAPSTYSRSGKKNIPISKPIAATSTELYHIAERNTSSSTIQSDKANRPPIHYVKKIVDDKLSKDEMKDLWVTLRTEQLDWVDAFLENQGHIAMANILMKSIYKTTPKDKVSEPLLDKENAFFKCFRVLAVLSQGLHEFTIHSLMTDTIAQGLFSGRLATRKMATEIFVFLLEKKNKKRFESVLSSLDKNFIIGQNSHMNESYKKLPQYFTHLTSNSNLKVIQAWLFAVEQTLDGRGKMGSLVGASEDYKNAGGENAILEYCQWTMVFINHLCSSSENINQRTLLRRKLENCGILRIMNKIKLLDYEKVIDQIELYENNKLDDFNALLESNKKNINVDLQDPVSLMKNLLDACKGTENEKTLVSLVQHIFLPTSKLLDEKQDPNKVTKQLKLMDSLVTNVSVTSTEEGSNVNMAIQRLYDSMQTDEVARRAILESRTLTKKLEEMEAERDMLVEKLSKAEHGLVGQLEMEVKERDRILAKNQRVMKQLESELEELKKKHLLEKHEQEVELRKMLTILNSRPAKTKEQKKKIGSIEASEKEDLQRALQSGLQKAKKDFKDDSKKFGMTIQPNQRLKVLRMQMESIENEARKLEMTNFAEYEKKGLKPPANVQKKSKPISELNKEQRIQKLNELRDKLRRIQMESNDVSKFNVDERVNELFNDKKRTALQRLKELETKYKGFGIDFKVEDFTHESTDSSNEGYSSLDPKVYQDKLDEITKISEELLQQKNELETTQTSSSESNSDSESSSDSDDSMEDALTNNKDINGTSSNVSDLASGSFLDTLTQKYGTGQAEPIQSPVGHYSNRNEKSFVDRMKRNSRVPSYVEELSKKMRGNKDHEFEEDDHKNGNQSSDDFDSESKTNMDQDQLLATSAVSPTTSAPPPPPPPMPAGLFGANNDNNTGDSDAISVSGTPAPPPPPPPPPFLKDSSPIPPPPMPTMLTPSESTTSLSSIPPAPPMMTKDSKKKVVSSPLLPQSPSLFENYPRPQKKLKQLHWEKVESTDNSIWGSQKAEKFADDLYEKGVLSELEKAFAAREIKSLATRKKEDLQKISFLSHDISQQFGINLHMYSNLTVNQFVEKVLKCERDFMNTPSVIEFLSKQEIVEVSTNLARNYAPYSTDWEGIKKIEDAKAPEKDPNELQRADQIYLQLMVNLQSYWASRMRAIRMITSYEREYNELLAKLHRVDKAVGSLQGSDNLKNIFNVILAVGNFMNDSAKQAKGFKLSTLQRLTFIKDADNSMTFLNYVEKIVRSNYPEFNNFLIELEPVLEVVKVSIEQLVNDCNDFVQGINNVERSIEIGNLSDSSKFHPLDKVLLKVLPNLSEARKKGELLADEMKLTIMEFEQIMQTYGEDYGDKFAKISFFQKFADFIAEYKKAQAQNIKVEEEEAAYERHKKMVEEQQRKAQEDASKLNENSSQTGNSDEEEESEDRRAVMDKLLEQLKNAGQVKTDPTSARKRALLRKKIHSSEESESSPLAEMQVGGDSLIYSPDAKEQIELEIHMASPTPKTKEDGKLGTGENSNGESPLKKINEDEEIGDRAKTLLMELRGSDALMDRNTALDEHKERLRARRKRTDSNKIPSSNRLKFVDEKSPDEEQEEVSSSSISTTGIVTAQESPVQIDENED, encoded by the coding sequence ATGTTGAAAGGATCCAACTCGAAGTCTTCAGATGGATCAGGGAGTGGGTCTAATTCTGGTTTATTTCAGAACTTAAGAAGACTAACCACAAAGGATAGAGACAACAGAAATAAAAGCCCTAAGCGGACCTCTCTCgataatgataatatttcCCAGAGAAGCacaaagaatattaatGTATCACAGGCAGTTTCGTCGAGACATGGATCTATTGACCAGTCAAGACCACTTAACAAGAAGTCAACACTGAATTCACAAAATTTGTCTCAATATGTTAACAACGGGAAGGCACTGAGCCCTGAGTCTGGCTCTAATCATCATAGAACAGATTCCACACAATCGGGATTTAAGTACTCATACTCAAGGAGATCTTCAGGGCAGGTCTCTATGGCTCCTAGCAGTATGGGTAACATAAACTTAACTCGTCACAATACCAATACTAGCTTTTCATCGGCTAGTGTTCTTTCCCATGGTTCTATAACAAATTTATCACGTTTCATGACACCAGATGGGAAAATAAATTTGACCATGCCCTCTGATCCATATGAAGTGGAATCTTTGTTTGAGGACATCATGTACAAACGAAATATCCTCCAAAGTCTCCCTCAGGAAAAACAAAACGAACTTATGAGTTATAGTATTGAGAAAAAATGGCTTATTGTCAAACAAGACTTGCAGAATGAGTTTAAGAGGATTAAGGCGTCAAATAAGGGTGATAGCAGAACAGGTATGTCAATGCCAGATTTAGGTTCTGATCCCAGTAATTCTGTTTCACCTCCGGGAccaatttcatcttctggTTCTTCCATATTCTCTAGTGACGTAACAAGTACAGCACCATCCACATATAGCCGTTCCGGAAAGAAGAATATACCAATCAGTAAGCCAATAGCTGCAACATCTACCGAATTATACCATATTGCAGAAAGAAACACTAGCTCGTCAACAATCCAATCCGATAAAGCGAACAGACCGCCAATTCATTATGTAAAGAAAATCGTAGATGACAAACTGAGCAAAGATGAGATGAAAGATTTATGGGTTACGTTGCGAACAGAACAACTAGATTGGGTAGATgcttttcttgaaaatcAGGGACACATTGCTATGGCtaatattttgatgaaatcGATATACAAGACCACACCCAAAGATAAAGTTTCAGAGCCTTTGCTCGATAAAGAAAATGCTTTTTTCAAGTGTTTTCGTGTGTTAGCGGTATTGTCGCAAGGGCTGCATGAATTTACAATACACTCCTTAATGACTGATACAATTGCACAAGGTCTATTTTCTGGTAGGCTTGCAACTAGGAAAATGGCTACTGAAATATTTGTGTTCCTattagaaaagaagaataagaagCGTTTTGAATCAGTACTAAGCTCTTTAGATAAAAACTTTATAATTGGGCAGAACTCCCATATGAATGAGAGCTATAAGAAACTACCACAATACTTTACACATTTGACTTCAAATAGTAATCTGAAAGTCATTCAGGCTTGGTTATTTGCGGTAGAGCAAACTCTAGATGGTCGTGGTAAAATGGGATCATTAGTTGGAGCCTCTGAGGATTATAAGAACGCCGGTGGGGAGAATGCAATATTAGAGTACTGTCAATGGACAATGGTATTTATTAATCATTTATGTTCAAGTtctgaaaatataaatcaaAGAACATtgttaagaagaaaacttgaaaattGTGGTATTTTAAGGATAATGAACAAAATCAAGTTGCTGGATTATGAGAAAGTTATCGACCAAATAGAGCTCTATGAGAATAATAAGCTTGACGATTTCAATGCACTTCTAGAAAGtaataagaaaaatattaatgttGATCTCCAGGATCCCGtatcattgatgaaaaatctTCTTGACGCATGTAAAGGtacagaaaatgaaaaaacaCTGGTATCACTAGTCCAGCATATATTCTTGCCCACTTCAAAGCTATTAGATGAAAAACAAGATCCAAACAAGGTTacaaaacaattgaaactCATGGACTCATTGGTAACTAATGTAAGCGTGACCAGCACAGAAGAAGGTTCAAACGTGAATATGGCTATTCAACGTTTATATGATTCAATGCAGACCGATGAAGTAGCTAGGAGAGCCATATTAGAAAGCAGAACATTAACCAAGAAATTAGAGGAAATGGAAGCTGAACGAGATATGTTAGTTGAAAAGTTATCAAAAGCAGAGCATGGACTGGTTGGACAGTTAGAGATGGAAGTTAAGGAACGTGATAGAATTCttgcaaaaaatcaaaggGTGATGAAACAGCTGGAGTCAGAGCTAGAAGAACTAAAGAAAAAGCATTTATTGGAAAAGCATGAACAGGAAGTAGAATTAAGGAAGATGTTAACAATTTTGAATTCACGACCggcaaaaacaaaagagcagaaaaagaagattgGCTCTATAGAAGCCtcagaaaaagaagatttaCAGAGAGCTCTCCAGAGTGGCCTTCAGAAAGCGAAGAAAGACTTCAAGGATGACTCCAAAAAGTTTGGTATGACCATTCAGCCAAATCAAAGGCTGAAAGTGTTACGTATGCAGATGGAAAGTATTGAAAATGAGGCTCGTAAATTGGAAATGACAAATTTTGCAGAATACGAGAAGAAAGGGCTCAAACCGCCTGCAAATGtgcagaagaagagcaaaCCGATTTCAGAACTGAATAAAGAACAGAGAATTCAAAAACTAAATGAATTGAGGGATAAATTGAGGAGAATTCAAATGGAATCTAACGATGTATCCAAATTCAATGTAGATGAAAGAGTGAATGAGCTatttaatgataaaaaGAGAACCGCACTACAAAGACTCAAGGAACTGGAAACTAAGTATAAAGGGTTTGGAATAGACTTCAAAGTGGAAGATTTCACCCATGAGTCTACAGATTCTAGTAATGAAGGATATTCTAGTTTGGATCCTAAAGTTTATCAGGACAAACTAGACGAAATAACAAAGATTTCAGAAGAGCTTCTGCAGCAAAAGAATGAACTAGAAACAACTCAGACGTCAAGTTCTGAGTCAAACTCAGACTCCGAATCATCTTCAGATTCTGATGATAGTATGGAGGATGCTTTAACGAACAACAAGGATATAAATGGCACAAGTTCTAACGTGTCTGATCTGGCATCAGGTTCATTTTTAGACACTTTAACTCAAAAATATGGAACTGGTCAAGCAGAGCCAATTCAGTCTCCAGTTGGCCATTATTCtaatagaaatgaaaaGTCTTTTGTGGACCGAATGAAGCGTAACTCTCGTGTGCCATCTtatgttgaagaattgtcaaagaagatgaggGGAAATAAGGATCATGAATTTGAGGAGGATGACCATAAAAATGGCAATCAATCATCTGACGATTTTGATTCTGAAAGCAAAACCAATATGGATCAAGATCAGTTATTAGCAACCTCCGCGGTATCACCTACAACTTCAGCTCCCCCACCACCACCTCCTCCAATGCCTGCTGGGCTATTTGGCGCTAATAATGACAACAATACTGGTGATTCTGATGCGATATCCGTTTCAGGAACGCCTGCTCCACCTCCACCACCTCCACCACCtccatttttgaaagactCATCACCAAttccaccaccaccaatgCCAACCATGTTAACGCCCTCAGAGTCAACTACATCTCTGTCATCTATTCCACCTGCACCACCAATGATGACCAAGGACTCTAAAAAGAAGGTTGTTTCTTCGCCTCTACTTCCTCAGTCCCCATCATTGTTTGAGAACTATCCCCGTCCACAGAAGAAATTAAAGCAACTACATTGGGAGAAGGTGGAATCTACTGACAATTCAATTTGGGGATCGCAGAAAGCAGAGAAATTTGCTGATGATTTGTATGAAAAAGGTGTTCTATCTGAATTAGAGAAGGCATTCGCTGCAAGAGAAATAAAGAGCTTAGCTACAaggaagaaagaagatttacaaaaaatatcatttttgtCACACGATATATCGCAACAATTTGGTATTAACTTACATATGTATTCTAATCTGACTGTTAACcaatttgttgaaaaagTTCTGAAGTGTGAGAGGGATTTCATGAACACACCAAGtgttattgaatttttatcGAAACAAGAGATCGTAGAGGTCTCTACAAACTTGGCAAGAAACTATGCTCCTTATAGTACTGATTGGGAAGGTATCAAAAAGATCGAAGATGCCAAAGCTCCAGAGAAAGATCCAAATGAGCTTCAACGTGCTGATCAAATTTATCTTCAATTAATGGTTAACTTACAATCTTATTGGGCTTCTCGTATGAGGGCAATTAGGATGATAACTTCGTATGAAAGGGAATATAATGAGTTACTGGCAAAACTTCATAGAGTAGACAAAGCTGTCGGATCTCTGCAAGGCTCAGATAACCTAAAAAACATCTTTAATGTTATTCTTGCAGTGGGTAATTTTATGAATGACTCTGCTAAGCAAGCTAAAGGTTTCAAATTATCAACTCTACAAAGATTAACATTTATAAAAGATGCAGACAACAGTATGACTTTCTTGAATTATGTTGAGAAAATTGTCCGGTCTAACTATCCAGAGTTTAACAACTTTTTAATTGAATTGGAACCAGTTTTAGAAGTTGTGAAGGTTTCAATAGAGCAATTGGTAAACGATTGTAATGATTTTGTACAGGGTATTAACAATGTTGAGCGTTCTATTGAGATTGGTAACTTGAGTGACTCTTCTAAGTTTCACCCATTGGATAAGGTGTTGCTAAAAGTATTGCCTAATTTATCGGAGGCAAGGAAAAAGGGAGAACTACTTGCTGATGAAATGAAACTAACAATAATGgaatttgaacaaattaTGCAAACTTACGGTGAAGATTATGGCGATAAATTTGCTAAGATATCTTTTTTCCAGAAATTTGCAGACTTCATTGCAGAATATAAGAAGGCACAAGCCCAAAATATTAAGgttgaagaggaagaagcaGCATATGAAAgacataaaaaaatggttgaagaacaacaacGGAAAGCACAAGAGGATGCTAGCAAGTTGAATGAGAATAGTTCTCAGACAGGGAATAGCGATGAGGAGGAGGAATCGGAAGATAGGCGTGCTGTAATGGATAAATTGCTAGAACAATTAAAGAATGCGGGACAAGTGAAAACTGATCCAACATCTGCAAGAAAAAGAGCTTTATTGAGGAAAAAGATTCACAGCAGTGAAGAATCAGAGTCCAGTCCATTGGCTGAGATGCAGGTTGGCGGGGACTCTTTAATTTATTCACCTGATGCTAAGGAACAAATC